In Gemmatimonadaceae bacterium, the genomic stretch TGTGTGCCAAGCCGCGTAAGGCGCCGTATACACACTGACGCCTGCCCAGTGCCGGAAGGTTAAGGGGAGAGGTTCGGGGGTAACCCCAAAGCTTCGAGCCGAAGCCCCGGTAAACGGCGGCCGTAACTATAACGGTCCTAAGGTAGCGAAATTCCTTGTCGGGTAAGTTCCGACCTGCACGAATGGCGTAACGACTTGGGCACTGTCTCGACCACGTGCTCGGCGAAATGGCAGTCTCGGTGAGGATTCCGAGTCCCCGCGACAGGACAAAAAGACCCCATGCACCTTTACTGTAGCTTGTCATTGGACGTTGCACTTCACTGTGTAGCTTAGGTGGGAGCCGTTGAAGCCAGGGCGCTAGCTCTGGTGGAGGCACCAGTGAAATACCACCCTGTGTGATGCGACGCCCTCACCCAGACGGGAAAACCCCGTCGGGGACCGTGGCAGGTGGGCAGTTTGACTGGGGCGGTCGCCTCCGAAAGAGTAACGGAGGCGCGCGAAGGTGCCCTCAGTGCGGTCGGTAATCGCACGGCGAGTGTAACGGCAGAAGGGCGCCTGACGGTGAGAGCGACGGCTCGAACCGCCACGAAAGTGGGCCGTAGTGATCCGGTAGCCCGGTGTGGAGCGGCTATCGCGCAACGGATAAAAGGTACGCTGGGGATAACAGGCTTATCGCGCCCGAGAGTTCACATCGACGGCGCGGTTTGGCACCTCGATGTCGGCTTATCACATCCTGGGGCCGGAGAAGGTCCCAAGGGTCCGGCTGTTCGCCGGTTAAAGTGGTACATGAGCTGGGTTCAGAACGTCGTGAGACAGTTCGGTCTGTATCCGTCGTGGGCGTTGGAGTGTTGAGGGGCGCGGACCCTAGTACGAGAGGACCGGGTCGGACAGCCCGCTCGTGTCCCGGTTGCATCGCCCGATGCATCGCCGGGTAGCGATGGCTGGCGGGGATAACCGCTGAATGCATCTAAGTGGGAAGCCCCCCCCGAGATGAACACTCCCGAGGCCTTGAGCCTCCTAAAGGGCCGGAGAAGACTACTCCGTCGATAGGCCGCACGTGGACGTGGGGTGACCCACTCCGAGCGCAGCGGTCCTAATCGCCCGTGTGGCTTGACTACTCCCAATTCCCCATTCTGCAAGCAGAGCATCACGCTTCATTGATGTCTCCATTCCAAGATCTACACCAACTCCGATTGTCGTTCGCCTAACGTCCGACTTTCGCTGGCGACTAGAGCGTAGGGGCCACACTCGTTCCCATCCCGAACACGATCGTTAAGCCCTACAGCGCCGATGGTACTCCGCCCGAGAGGGCGCGGGAGAGTAGGCCGTCGCCGGCACTCCTTTGAAGCCCCCAGTCGGGAATACTCCCGACTGGGGGCTTCGTCATCTGACCCAATGCCCCTCACTCTATGACCCACGCCGGCATCCTCACCCTCTGCGGGAAACCCAACGCCGGCAAATCCACACTCCTCAACCGCCTCGTCGGCCAAAAGCTCAGCATCGTCAGCTCGAAACCACAATCCACCCGCGACCGCATCCTAGGAATCTTCACGCGCCAGGATCTCCAGGTCGTCCTGCTCGACACACCGGGACTGCTCGACCCGCACTACGCGCTCCAGCGCGCCATGCGCCACACCGCGCGCCGCGCACTCGAGGACGCCGACGTCATTGCATACCTGGTCGATGCAAATGAGCGCAACGTTGCGTCTCTCGTGGACGCCGCCGGCCTGGATGCACCGCCGCGCGCGCCAGTGCTCACCGTATTCAACAAAATCGACGCACTCGACCCGCCGCGCCTGGACGCGCTGCGCGCCCAGCAGCCCGATGCGCTCTTCGTTTCGGCACTCACCGGCGAAGGCATCGATGCGCTCATCGCGCGCGTCGCATCAGCCCTGCCCGAGAGCCCTTTTCTCTATCCCGAAGACGACATCGCCGAGCAACCGCTGCGCTTCTTTGCCTCCGAACTCATTCGCGAGACGGCGCTCGAGCAGCTGGAGCAGGAGGTTCCGTACAGCATTGCATGCACGATCGAGGAGTTTCGCGAGGAGCGTCGGCCCGTGTACATTCGAGCGGTGCTCTACGTCGAGCGCGACAGCCAGAAGCGAATCGTGATCGGCGAGGGTGGGGCTCGGATTCGCGAAATCGGTCGCGCGTCGCGAGAGAAGATCGAGGCGTTGATCGACGCCCCGGTCTATCTCGATCTCTGGGTGAAGGTGCTTCCTAACTGGCGGCGTGATTCCGCCGCGCTGCGACGACTCGGCTTCACGCACACTGATGAGGAGACACGGCCATGAGTCTCTCGCCACAGTTGCTCGAGGTGCTCGTTTGCCCCAAGTGCAAGGGTGAGCTCGAGTACCGGGAACAGGAACAGTGCCTCGTCTGCCACGCGTGTCGTCTTCGGTATGCGATCCGCGATGACATTCCGATCATGCTTATCGATGAGGCGACCGCGATCTGAGGCGGCGTCGCATCGCGGCGCACAAAGAAAATCATCGCGGCCGCCACTCGACGCACATCAGGCGGCCGCATAGTGTATGTGCCGCTTGGAGTTGCGTTCTCCGAGCGGAGATCGTCGAGCAGAGTACTCAATTCCCCGTGTCACCGGCGACGTGCGCGTGTCCGCGTCGCGATCCGGTGCCGAGAGAGCCGAGGACCGCCCAGGGTGGCCCACCCCCACGCCATCTTCTTTTCTCCAGACTCCGGCCGGCCGCCTGAAGGCGTGCGCGGCTGGCTCGCGGCGCGCGGTCTTCCGATCGTCGTGTCGTGCGACGTGGCGGATCTCATGGCTCGCACGCTCCGCGGCCGGCCAACCGTGGTCGTGTTCGACGCACGCACGAACGCGGCGGTGGTGCTCAGTGCGTGCCGACGGCTCAAGAGCGATTCCTACACGGGCGTGGTGCCGGGCGGCGTGCTCACCGGCGATGATGAGAGCGACGTGACGGGAGCGCTCGATGCGTTGGCGGACGAGGTCTTCCCCGCGAGCATGCGGCCGGCTGAAGCAGCGCTCCGATTCGACGCCATGCTGCGCCGCGCGGATCGCGATGTACACGTGCATCCGTCCACCCGGCTTCCCGGCGCGCCGGAGATCGAGTCCGAGATTGGACGACGCATTGCGAGCGGCGAGCCGTTCGCGGTGTGCTACGCGGACCTCGATCACTTCAAGGAATACAACGATCGCTACAGCTACTATGAGGGCGATCGCGTCATTCGCATCGTGGCGACGATTCTCCACGACGTCGTGCGCGGATCGAGCGGCGACGATGGATTTGTCGGGCATATCGGCGGCGATGATTTTATCTTCGTGGTGCCGATGCGTGATGCGGTGGAGATCTCGCGCGAGATCATCGAGATCTTCGATGCACTTGCGCCGTTCCAGTACTCCGAGCAGGATCGGCACGCTGGATATTTCTTCGGAAAGGATCGGCGCGGGCAACTGCACCGCGTGCCGCTGATGACGCTGAGCATTGGCGTGGTAACGACCGAACGCCGGAACTTCACGCATCCAGCGCAGGTCAGCGAGTTGGCCACGGAGATGAAGAGTTATGCGAAGACGCTGCCTGGTTCCGTGTACGTCGTCGATCGTCGCCAAGACCGAGTGGAGTCGGGCGTCGGCGCGTCGGACCACTGAGCTCGGGCGGCGAGCGCGCACCGCGGAGAAGAGAATGGCGCGATGAACGTCGTCTGCCCCGAATGCGGATCGATCTTTCGAGTCGACCCGGCGAAGATACCGCTCGCCGGCGTTCGTGCACGGTGCTCGGTGTGCGGAGGTGTGATCGCCATCGGCGAGCGCGGTCGCATCGACGACGACTTCGCCTCCCCGCAGCCGGCAGCAGCGCACGGCGGAGTGGCGGCGCGAGCAGGTGCGGGAGCGGCGCCTTCGCCGCTGTCGCCGCGACCGGCGACAACCATGCCGACGCCGCCGCAGCCATCGCGCGCGCAAGTCGACGCGTTGCTCTCGGGGATGAGTCGGCGCTCGATGCCCAACGCAGAAAATTCGGCGGCTGCGTCGACGGCGCCCGCCGCGCCAAGCAAGCCACAGGGGTCGGGCGCAGTACCCATCGTGCCGGCGTCACCGCCGGTGCCTGCGGCGGGCGCCGCCGCCGCACCGCGTCCGACCGCTGCGCCTGCCGCACCGTCGCGGCCGGGGTTTCCGTTTTCGCACTCGCCGTCTGCGCCGGGCGCGACCGGCGGTGGACCGGGGCCGAGACCTGCGCCACGCGTGCCGACGCCCGCAGCGCCGGCGCCGTCCGTTGGGCATGCCGGGCCAGCGGCGCCGCAGGCGCCGCCGGCCGGCATCCCCTTCGCCCAACGCCCGCCCGCAGCTCCCGCTTCCGCACCGACCGGTGCGCCCCGCGCCACCGCCCCGGTCCAGCGGCCGTCCACCGGCTCGCGCGCCCCGATCAATCCCTTCCTGTCCAACGATCCCAACGTCAAAGCGAAGCGCCTGGCGCGCGCGTTGGTCTCCGACATTGTCGCGTACTTCCCCGACAAGCATCGCGAAGGACTGCGCAACGGCACGCTGCGCGAGCTCTTTCGTGAAGAGATCAAGAAGAGCTACGAGGAATACGTCGACCAGATGACTCGCGAGTTCGCCGAGAGCACCACCCACTTCCAGGACGCGCTGAACGACGTCCTCGCGGGTGGCAAGCGGATTTTCTGACGAACGGTCGTTGGTCGCAGTAGGGCGTTTCCCATCGTTGGTCTATATTTCCCCCTCGGTCACACACTCAACGGGGAAGTCATGTCAGAATCAGAGCGGGCCCGCCGGCTGCACCATTACGAGGAACGGCTCGGCGAGCTGCGGAGGTATCTTTGACGTCGATGGCAAACGGCGTGAGCTCGAAGCGCGCGAAGCGCGCATGGGCGAGCAGGGATTCTGGGACGACCAGGAGCGCGCACGCGAAGTCATAGCGGAAATCAAGAAGCTCAAGGAAGTCGTCGAGCCGTTCGACACCCTGTCGAACAAGGTGCAGGAGCTGCTGGAGATGGAAGCGCTGCTCGACCAGGAGCCGGACGACTCGTTGTCGGCGGAGCTCGAGCGCGAAGTATCGGCGCTCGACGAGCAGGTGCCGGCGTTCGAAGTGCGGTCGCTGCTGGCCGGCCCCGACGACCGGCGCGATGCGATGCTCGAAATCAGCGCCGGCGCCGGCGGCACCGAAGCGCAGGACTGGGCATCGATGCTCATGCGCATGTACGAGCGTTGGGCGGCGCGCCACGGATTCGCGTGGGAAGTACTCGACATGAGCGAGGGCGAAGAAGCCGGGATCAAGGGCGCGATGATCGAGATTCGCGGGCCGTACGCCTACGGATTTCTCCGTCCGGAGACGGGGGTGCATCGGCTGGTTCGCATTTCGCCGTTCGACGCACAGGCGCGGCGTCACACGAGCTTCGCGTCGGTGTTCGTGTATCCCGAGGCCGACGAGGACATCAACATCGAGGTGCG encodes the following:
- a CDS encoding Trm112 family protein — its product is MSLSPQLLEVLVCPKCKGELEYREQEQCLVCHACRLRYAIRDDIPIMLIDEATAI
- a CDS encoding diguanylate cyclase; this translates as MAHPHAIFFSPDSGRPPEGVRGWLAARGLPIVVSCDVADLMARTLRGRPTVVVFDARTNAAVVLSACRRLKSDSYTGVVPGGVLTGDDESDVTGALDALADEVFPASMRPAEAALRFDAMLRRADRDVHVHPSTRLPGAPEIESEIGRRIASGEPFAVCYADLDHFKEYNDRYSYYEGDRVIRIVATILHDVVRGSSGDDGFVGHIGGDDFIFVVPMRDAVEISREIIEIFDALAPFQYSEQDRHAGYFFGKDRRGQLHRVPLMTLSIGVVTTERRNFTHPAQVSELATEMKSYAKTLPGSVYVVDRRQDRVESGVGASDH
- the era gene encoding GTPase Era, with translation MTHAGILTLCGKPNAGKSTLLNRLVGQKLSIVSSKPQSTRDRILGIFTRQDLQVVLLDTPGLLDPHYALQRAMRHTARRALEDADVIAYLVDANERNVASLVDAAGLDAPPRAPVLTVFNKIDALDPPRLDALRAQQPDALFVSALTGEGIDALIARVASALPESPFLYPEDDIAEQPLRFFASELIRETALEQLEQEVPYSIACTIEEFREERRPVYIRAVLYVERDSQKRIVIGEGGARIREIGRASREKIEALIDAPVYLDLWVKVLPNWRRDSAALRRLGFTHTDEETRP
- the prfB gene encoding peptide chain release factor 2 (programmed frameshift), translating into MSESERARRLHHYEERLGELRGIFDVDGKRRELEAREARMGEQGFWDDQERAREVIAEIKKLKEVVEPFDTLSNKVQELLEMEALLDQEPDDSLSAELEREVSALDEQVPAFEVRSLLAGPDDRRDAMLEISAGAGGTEAQDWASMLMRMYERWAARHGFAWEVLDMSEGEEAGIKGAMIEIRGPYAYGFLRPETGVHRLVRISPFDAQARRHTSFASVFVYPEADEDINIEVRDEDIKMDVFRASGAGGQHVNKTSSAVRLTHIPSGIVVSCQQERSQFKNKATAMKMLRNALYQREVAEREKKKAAIDAAKTDVSFGNQIRSYVFQPYTMVNDHRTELKIPDVRKVMDGGIDPFIEAYLRKFGASVGAA